A region of Thermococcus piezophilus DNA encodes the following proteins:
- a CDS encoding BtpA/SgcQ family protein, translating to MDFGRKVLIGMVHLKPLPGAYLYDGDLDSVIERALSDARTLEEAGFDAIMVENFGDVPFSKYVDKTTVAAFTAVAKAVRDEVSISVGINVLRNDGMAAYSIAYAVKADFIRVNVLSGVAYTDQGVIEGIAYELARLRKLLPARIKVFADVHVKHAVHFGDFEDSIRDTVERGLADAVVISGRATGSPVDLERLRLAKKISPVPVIVGSGTSYDNLPMLWNYADGFIVGTWIKRCGKVKNEIDPERAERLIRLAKELRKRGL from the coding sequence ATGGACTTCGGAAGGAAGGTTCTCATCGGTATGGTTCATCTGAAGCCACTCCCTGGTGCGTACCTCTACGACGGTGATCTTGATTCGGTCATCGAGCGGGCTCTCTCTGATGCGAGAACTCTGGAAGAAGCGGGCTTCGACGCGATTATGGTGGAAAACTTCGGTGACGTGCCCTTTTCAAAGTATGTTGATAAGACTACGGTTGCCGCTTTCACGGCCGTGGCGAAGGCAGTAAGGGATGAAGTTTCCATCTCCGTGGGCATAAACGTCCTCAGGAACGACGGGATGGCTGCTTACTCCATAGCCTACGCCGTAAAGGCGGACTTCATAAGGGTGAACGTCCTGAGCGGTGTTGCCTACACCGACCAAGGGGTAATAGAGGGAATCGCCTACGAGCTGGCTAGGCTCAGAAAGCTTCTTCCGGCCAGGATAAAGGTCTTCGCAGACGTCCACGTCAAGCACGCCGTCCACTTCGGGGACTTCGAGGACTCCATAAGGGACACCGTCGAGAGGGGCTTAGCCGATGCTGTAGTAATAAGCGGAAGGGCAACTGGAAGTCCCGTTGATCTGGAGCGGCTGAGGCTCGCGAAAAAAATCTCCCCAGTTCCGGTCATAGTCGGCTCGGGCACGAGCTACGACAACCTGCCCATGCTTTGGAACTATGCAGATGGCTTCATAGTGGGCACATGGATAAAGAGATGCGGAAAAGTTAAGAACGAGATAGACCCCGAAAGGGCTGAGAGACTCATTAGGCTGGCGAAAGAACTTCGGAAAAGGGGCCTCTGA
- a CDS encoding glycosyltransferase family 4 protein yields MKVVMLAKWSEKELSGGVAVHTINLVRSLSKFDELELYVISFGNESKTLKIGNAKVILIKAPKLYYIFPILALIRLAWEVKKIKPDIIHVQGSNLSPYLLYAVFLNRKAKKVITFHSYPTIELVAHKKLKEGSFRYRILKWLEKMTVEKADVLISVDTRIKSWIVKEFGIKHANKTIVIPNGINTRKFNPLSYNNRKRLIREKYNISQKDTIIFHAKAFTPKNGQEYLIRAMKLILKENPKTKLILAGDGPLRKKLETLTHELNITENVIFVGNLPNDLIPEYLAAVDIVVVPSIHIKGLEEATSIFLAEAMVMGKPVVASNIGGLRETIVDGVNGILVPDKDPNAISKAVLKIIDNPVLKVKLGRNAIRYIENKRTWETLAKRTIKIYRTLLKAS; encoded by the coding sequence ATGAAAGTGGTAATGCTCGCAAAATGGTCCGAAAAAGAGCTGAGTGGAGGAGTTGCTGTTCACACGATAAACTTGGTTAGGAGTTTGAGTAAATTCGATGAATTGGAGTTATATGTGATCTCATTTGGCAATGAGTCAAAAACTTTGAAGATAGGTAACGCAAAAGTGATTTTAATAAAAGCTCCAAAATTGTACTATATATTTCCTATTCTTGCTTTAATCCGATTAGCATGGGAGGTAAAGAAAATAAAACCAGATATAATTCATGTTCAAGGAAGCAATTTAAGCCCATACTTGCTGTATGCGGTATTTCTTAATAGAAAAGCAAAGAAAGTTATTACTTTCCATTCATATCCAACAATAGAACTTGTAGCTCATAAAAAACTAAAAGAAGGTTCATTTAGATATAGAATTTTAAAATGGCTGGAAAAAATGACTGTAGAGAAAGCAGATGTTCTAATCTCTGTAGATACTAGAATAAAAAGTTGGATTGTTAAAGAGTTCGGAATAAAGCATGCTAATAAAACTATCGTAATTCCAAATGGTATAAATACGCGCAAATTTAATCCATTGTCATATAATAACAGAAAACGACTAATTAGAGAGAAATACAATATTTCACAAAAAGATACTATTATCTTTCATGCAAAGGCATTTACTCCAAAGAATGGCCAAGAGTATTTGATTAGAGCAATGAAATTAATTTTAAAAGAAAATCCTAAAACAAAGTTAATACTTGCTGGCGATGGTCCGTTAAGAAAAAAGTTAGAGACATTAACGCATGAACTGAACATAACTGAAAATGTAATCTTTGTGGGGAATTTACCCAATGATTTAATTCCAGAATATTTAGCCGCGGTGGATATAGTGGTAGTTCCCTCGATTCATATTAAAGGTTTAGAAGAAGCGACATCAATATTTTTAGCAGAAGCAATGGTTATGGGAAAACCAGTCGTTGCAAGTAATATCGGAGGTCTTAGAGAGACAATTGTGGACGGCGTCAACGGTATACTCGTACCCGATAAAGATCCAAATGCCATCTCAAAAGCTGTATTAAAAATTATTGATAATCCCGTCTTGAAAGTGAAATTAGGACGAAACGCAATAAGATATATAGAAAACAAGAGAACCTGGGAAACGCTTGCTAAGAGAACTATTAAGATTTATAGAACACTTTTGAAGGCATCTTAA
- a CDS encoding D-glucuronyl C5-epimerase family protein, with protein sequence MTAGLYARAYNLTENETYLETARLFLNSFNLPLSQNGFVVQTKYDPWYLEYNYYPEQLVLNGHIITLQGLYYWKVTGDERTYDLFWEGAMSVKKALPDFDTGD encoded by the coding sequence ATGACAGCAGGGCTTTATGCACGGGCATACAACCTCACTGAAAACGAAACTTATCTCGAAACCGCAAGGCTCTTCCTGAACTCGTTCAACCTGCCACTCAGTCAGAACGGCTTCGTTGTCCAGACAAAATATGACCCCTGGTACCTGGAGTACAACTACTACCCGGAGCAACTCGTTCTGAACGGCCACATAATAACTCTCCAGGGGCTGTACTACTGGAAAGTCACCGGCGACGAGAGGACTTACGACCTCTTCTGGGAGGGCGCGATGAGCGTCAAAAAAGCCCTGCCCGATTTTGACACCGGGGACTGA
- a CDS encoding type IV toxin-antitoxin system AbiEi family antitoxin domain-containing protein, whose protein sequence is MRIELLNKLARKKIFTIDEIANMTGIDRNPLKVLLSRLEKRGWLERIEKGKYIIIPLGAEKGEYTLHEFIIGSLLVKPSAIAYWSALNYHGFTEQIPNTVFVQTTARKKKQDLRIFGVRYKIVRIKPEKFFGIEKVWIEGFQVSITDGEKTVIDCLDKPRYCGGIIEVAKAFREELDTERLREYALRMNNSAVIRRLGYLCDYFGVDIDLPKPETRNYILLDPTMPREGHVDSKWKVIINVELEGLE, encoded by the coding sequence ATGAGAATCGAACTGCTCAACAAACTCGCAAGAAAGAAGATCTTCACCATAGATGAAATCGCCAATATGACAGGAATCGATAGAAACCCCCTGAAAGTTCTCCTCAGCAGGCTCGAAAAAAGAGGCTGGCTTGAGAGAATTGAAAAGGGAAAATACATTATAATCCCTCTGGGGGCAGAGAAAGGAGAATACACGCTCCACGAGTTCATAATAGGATCATTACTTGTAAAGCCCTCAGCCATAGCTTACTGGTCAGCCCTTAACTATCACGGCTTTACCGAGCAAATTCCCAACACCGTATTCGTCCAGACGACGGCAAGAAAGAAAAAACAAGACCTCAGAATTTTTGGAGTCAGGTATAAAATCGTCAGGATAAAGCCCGAGAAATTCTTCGGCATTGAAAAAGTGTGGATTGAGGGGTTTCAAGTTTCCATAACAGATGGGGAAAAGACTGTAATTGACTGCTTGGACAAGCCGAGATATTGTGGAGGAATAATCGAGGTTGCCAAAGCGTTCAGGGAGGAGCTTGACACAGAAAGGCTCAGAGAGTATGCGTTGAGAATGAATAACTCCGCCGTCATAAGAAGGCTCGGCTACCTCTGCGACTATTTTGGAGTGGATATTGACTTACCAAAGCCAGAAACGAGGAACTACATTCTCCTCGACCCAACAATGCCCAGAGAAGGGCATGTTGACAGTAAATGGAAGGTCATAATTAATGTTGAGCTGGAGGGGTTGGAATGA
- a CDS encoding AAA family ATPase: MIVGVVGKIAAGKTTIAKFFEEKGFCRVSCSEPLIDLLTHNIADYSWVPELPEKGEPTRERLIEFGKYLKNKYGGDVLIRLAIDKKRHCRNIVIDGVRSKEEIEAIKRVGGVVIYVDADPETRFKRLMDRKAGKDRGIKRFEDFKRMDDAEEELYHTSKLKDMADYVIVNDRTLKELRRRVEEIIRKVVE, translated from the coding sequence ATGATAGTCGGTGTCGTCGGTAAGATAGCGGCGGGAAAGACAACCATTGCAAAGTTCTTCGAGGAGAAGGGCTTCTGCCGCGTGAGCTGCAGCGAGCCGCTGATCGACCTCCTCACCCACAACATCGCCGACTATTCCTGGGTCCCCGAGCTGCCTGAGAAAGGGGAACCCACGAGGGAGAGACTAATAGAGTTTGGGAAGTACCTGAAGAACAAGTACGGTGGGGACGTGCTCATAAGGCTCGCCATTGACAAGAAGAGGCACTGCAGGAACATCGTCATTGATGGAGTCCGCTCCAAGGAGGAGATAGAGGCCATAAAACGTGTCGGCGGCGTCGTGATCTACGTTGACGCCGACCCAGAGACACGCTTCAAGCGCCTCATGGACAGGAAAGCAGGGAAAGACAGGGGCATTAAACGTTTCGAGGACTTTAAGAGGATGGACGACGCCGAGGAAGAGCTTTACCATACCTCAAAGCTGAAAGACATGGCAGACTATGTGATAGTTAACGACAGAACCCTAAAGGAGCTCCGTCGAAGGGTTGAGGAGATAATAAGGAAGGTGGTCGAATGA
- a CDS encoding glycosyltransferase family 2 protein produces the protein MSYALITPIRNEIENMDSLFKNITSQTIQPVIWVIVDGNSTDGSFEYANTLAKKYNHPHKWIYVITQKHYFRNKHPHLNFALAVWEGYEYAKWIAKKKKIRLEYIGKVDASVNIPPNYFERLLLEFQKDNRLGIASGVQYLIKDGKPIKYVSTYSYELPDTRLYRVQCIEDVSGFPITCSPDVVIVLRAINKGWKTKRVENLPFYEYRVGGSKEGLKKGYINKGRAMYYLGYNPVLIVLNVFYYLSKKSKLGIWMFKGYINSWMFKKQRIPDREIREYFEKERLKEVIQTMFTRGNYNE, from the coding sequence ATGAGTTATGCATTGATAACTCCAATAAGAAATGAAATTGAAAATATGGATAGCTTATTTAAGAACATAACTAGTCAAACAATACAGCCAGTAATCTGGGTTATTGTGGATGGAAATAGCACTGATGGGAGTTTTGAATATGCAAATACTCTTGCAAAAAAGTATAACCATCCACACAAATGGATATACGTAATAACCCAAAAACATTATTTCAGAAATAAACATCCACACCTAAATTTTGCATTAGCTGTATGGGAAGGATACGAATATGCCAAATGGATTGCCAAAAAAAAGAAGATTAGGTTAGAATATATAGGCAAAGTCGATGCCAGCGTTAATATACCTCCCAATTATTTTGAGAGGTTATTATTAGAATTCCAAAAAGATAATCGTCTAGGAATAGCAAGTGGAGTCCAATATTTAATAAAAGATGGAAAACCCATCAAATACGTTTCTACATACTCTTATGAACTTCCAGACACGAGGTTATATAGAGTTCAATGTATAGAGGATGTAAGCGGATTTCCAATAACTTGTTCACCTGATGTGGTTATCGTATTACGAGCTATTAATAAAGGCTGGAAGACAAAAAGAGTAGAGAACTTACCTTTTTATGAATATAGAGTTGGAGGTAGCAAGGAAGGCTTAAAAAAAGGATACATAAATAAAGGCAGGGCTATGTATTATCTTGGATACAATCCTGTTTTGATTGTCCTAAACGTTTTCTATTATCTAAGCAAAAAATCTAAACTAGGGATCTGGATGTTTAAAGGATACATAAATTCTTGGATGTTCAAAAAACAGAGAATTCCAGATAGGGAAATACGGGAATATTTTGAAAAAGAACGTCTAAAAGAGGTAATTCAGACAATGTTCACAAGGGGGAACTATAATGAATAG
- a CDS encoding nucleotidyl transferase AbiEii/AbiGii toxin family protein yields the protein MIPILEIKAIARKKGVPESTVERDYAQNWLLFGLSKTSLKMALKGGTGIRKVYIEDYRFSDDLDFTPLEEYDGKTIQGKLVKSVKIARKESGISFEENIAFKETPNGYEATVYFRIIRASGPPLKINPLEKRKIVHPYSDGCSAEVLVYSLEEIFAEKVRSLFQRMRPRDLYNIWRLKDIMEWGEITEIIFGKFKVKDVQLEFEEFERRKLYYERAWERSLAHQINSLPEFEKVWNDVLKFLEELGESVKL from the coding sequence ATGATACCAATACTTGAAATCAAGGCAATTGCAAGAAAGAAGGGAGTTCCCGAGAGTACTGTGGAGAGGGATTACGCCCAGAACTGGCTTTTGTTTGGGCTTTCGAAGACATCCCTCAAAATGGCATTAAAGGGAGGAACGGGGATAAGGAAGGTTTACATTGAGGATTACAGATTTTCCGATGATCTGGATTTCACACCCTTGGAGGAATATGATGGGAAAACAATACAAGGGAAACTGGTGAAGAGTGTTAAGATTGCCAGAAAAGAAAGCGGTATAAGTTTTGAAGAGAATATTGCTTTTAAAGAGACGCCAAATGGTTATGAGGCTACGGTCTATTTCAGAATAATAAGGGCATCAGGACCACCGCTAAAAATCAATCCGCTGGAAAAAAGGAAAATTGTTCATCCTTATTCTGATGGGTGCAGTGCTGAGGTCTTAGTGTATTCCCTCGAGGAGATTTTTGCCGAGAAAGTCCGCTCGCTCTTCCAGAGAATGAGACCAAGGGATTTATATAATATTTGGCGTTTGAAAGATATTATGGAGTGGGGGGAAATCACTGAAATAATCTTTGGGAAGTTTAAGGTTAAAGATGTTCAGCTGGAGTTTGAAGAATTTGAAAGACGTAAGCTCTATTATGAAAGAGCCTGGGAGAGGAGCTTGGCACATCAAATAAATTCACTTCCAGAATTTGAAAAAGTCTGGAATGACGTTCTGAAATTCTTGGAGGAACTCGGGGAGAGTGTTAAGCTATGA
- a CDS encoding sulfatase-like hydrolase/transferase, with protein MDYVNVIFILIDTLRKDYAKPLETELKRLDFISYENAIAPAPWTIPSHASLFTGFYPALHGAHETKSKKGADVKLNDSYTMTIRLKELGYESWLLTSNPYIHPRFGFSGFDYIYEPPLLSKMWDGMLSLSEREKLKRLKQIHNWKTKSEIIRILLLEKHFKLLVKISLEHVIRRLYINQALSMFKGWPKEKGSRDIIEELKKSDTLTNEPKFIFINLMEVHEPYSLFEKPIQETLENLKRNKPVDPNLVKNWRKKYPEEVEYVTKKILEMMRIFKETEIFDDSLIIVTSDHGQLLGEHGRINHGTFLYDELLRVPLLIKYPTDYEIEHVTEDSKYISLTKLKPFIFGIIGNDLDDDSILYEETVFAESYGTHLNVGEPSNEEEKRNIEQLEKYRIAIYYKNFKGIFNVTDWKFEKIKSYDPNIEVTDDIVKHMKKEVIKFLKTATIAKVPKIKL; from the coding sequence ATGGACTATGTGAATGTGATATTTATACTCATTGATACTCTAAGAAAAGATTATGCCAAGCCTTTGGAAACGGAGCTTAAAAGGTTAGACTTTATATCCTACGAAAATGCCATAGCCCCAGCACCTTGGACAATTCCAAGCCACGCTTCTCTGTTTACCGGGTTTTATCCTGCACTCCACGGAGCACATGAAACCAAAAGCAAAAAAGGCGCAGATGTAAAACTCAATGACAGTTATACCATGACCATTCGGTTAAAAGAACTTGGGTATGAGAGTTGGCTCTTAACTTCGAACCCTTACATTCATCCAAGATTTGGATTCAGCGGTTTTGATTATATTTACGAGCCCCCATTATTAAGCAAAATGTGGGATGGAATGCTATCACTATCCGAACGAGAGAAGCTGAAGAGACTTAAGCAAATTCACAATTGGAAAACAAAATCAGAGATCATTAGAATTCTTTTATTAGAGAAACACTTCAAATTGCTTGTTAAAATAAGTTTAGAACATGTTATCAGGAGATTGTATATAAATCAAGCACTTTCAATGTTTAAAGGATGGCCCAAAGAAAAAGGGTCGAGAGATATCATAGAAGAACTGAAAAAGTCGGACACTCTAACAAATGAGCCAAAGTTTATTTTCATAAATCTAATGGAAGTTCACGAGCCTTATTCTCTTTTTGAGAAACCTATACAAGAGACCCTAGAAAATTTAAAGAGAAACAAACCTGTTGACCCAAATCTTGTTAAAAACTGGAGAAAGAAGTATCCTGAAGAGGTTGAGTATGTAACCAAGAAAATTTTAGAGATGATGAGAATATTCAAAGAAACGGAAATTTTTGACGACTCTCTAATAATTGTGACTAGTGATCATGGCCAGTTGTTGGGTGAGCATGGCAGGATAAATCACGGAACTTTCCTTTATGATGAGCTTTTAAGAGTCCCATTACTGATAAAATACCCAACAGATTATGAAATTGAGCATGTAACGGAGGACTCAAAGTACATTAGCTTAACTAAGCTTAAACCGTTTATTTTCGGAATTATAGGGAACGATTTAGACGATGATTCTATTCTATATGAAGAGACGGTATTTGCAGAATCTTACGGAACTCATCTAAATGTTGGAGAACCTTCAAACGAAGAGGAAAAGAGAAACATCGAGCAGCTTGAAAAATACCGCATAGCTATCTACTACAAGAACTTTAAAGGAATTTTCAATGTTACAGACTGGAAGTTTGAAAAAATCAAATCATACGATCCAAACATTGAAGTTACAGATGATATCGTAAAACATATGAAAAAAGAAGTGATAAAGTTCCTGAAAACAGCAACAATAGCAAAAGTTCCAAAGATAAAACTCTAA
- a CDS encoding flippase — MSEASQALQKIARGTGIIFAGTVISMFFGFLSRTLIARYFSTGEYGVFNLALTVLSIALVIATLGFPNSLPREIAFYKEKDPSRIDKLIPTALIIVALSSILLVMFLILEAGNIARIFKDERLAQALTVIAFALPFSALTSIIISISRGFGRVRERVYFQNVVYPTAFLLLIISGVLLNLDFNFVFLAYITAQAFTLLALMVDASRMKILRFRFYLDLALGKELIAFSIPLLFTGILGFVMTWADTLMLGYYKGSEVVGLYNSASPIAKLLPVFLSSASFLYVPLASGFYARGKLDEMGRVYQILTKWVFLLTLPLFALMFLFPKAVIVFFFGEKYVPAAPALQILATGFMFHTLLGLNGLSLIIAGESRFISLSTFIASVLNVVLNTLLIPNYGMIGAATATSVSYLVSNLLNSIRLYQVTNIHPFSRNYVKPLVISFVLLGIIKALHLNVPNIWYAIPVLVVFLAVYSLLVLLSRSVDREDIDLLLAIEKKMGIDLKIIKKILRRFV; from the coding sequence ATGAGCGAAGCAAGCCAGGCTTTGCAGAAGATTGCGAGGGGAACGGGGATAATATTTGCCGGAACCGTTATCTCGATGTTCTTCGGGTTTTTGAGCAGGACCTTGATTGCGAGGTACTTTTCCACAGGGGAGTATGGGGTGTTTAATCTAGCGTTGACCGTTTTGAGCATTGCCCTTGTGATAGCTACGCTCGGCTTTCCAAATTCATTGCCGAGGGAGATTGCTTTTTACAAAGAAAAAGACCCCTCAAGGATTGATAAGCTGATCCCAACTGCATTGATAATCGTCGCGCTGAGCAGCATCTTACTGGTGATGTTCTTAATCCTCGAAGCGGGAAACATTGCTCGGATTTTCAAAGATGAGAGATTGGCTCAGGCATTAACTGTAATCGCTTTTGCCCTGCCATTTTCCGCTCTAACAAGCATTATAATCTCAATCTCCCGAGGCTTTGGCAGGGTCAGGGAGAGGGTTTACTTCCAGAACGTTGTTTATCCTACTGCGTTCCTGCTCCTCATCATTTCTGGAGTGCTTTTGAACCTCGATTTTAACTTCGTATTCCTTGCATACATAACTGCTCAGGCTTTTACGCTTCTGGCTTTGATGGTTGATGCATCACGGATGAAGATCTTACGTTTCAGATTTTATCTCGATCTGGCACTTGGGAAGGAATTGATAGCCTTTTCGATTCCGTTGCTCTTCACCGGAATTCTAGGTTTTGTCATGACCTGGGCGGACACGCTGATGCTGGGCTACTATAAAGGCTCTGAGGTCGTTGGTCTCTACAATTCAGCATCACCAATAGCCAAACTGCTACCGGTATTTTTAAGCTCGGCATCTTTCCTTTACGTTCCCTTAGCTTCGGGCTTCTATGCCCGGGGAAAGCTTGATGAGATGGGCAGGGTTTATCAGATTTTAACGAAGTGGGTGTTCTTGCTGACTTTGCCCCTCTTCGCTCTAATGTTTCTTTTTCCCAAAGCGGTTATAGTGTTCTTCTTTGGGGAAAAGTACGTTCCGGCAGCTCCGGCACTGCAAATCCTTGCTACTGGCTTCATGTTCCATACTCTACTGGGGTTGAACGGGTTGAGTTTGATAATAGCCGGCGAGAGCAGGTTCATATCTCTCTCAACATTCATTGCCTCAGTCCTCAACGTGGTTTTGAACACTTTGCTGATACCAAATTACGGAATGATAGGGGCGGCAACTGCCACTTCGGTTTCCTATCTTGTGTCCAATCTGCTGAATTCCATAAGGCTGTATCAGGTAACAAATATCCACCCGTTCAGCCGGAACTACGTGAAGCCTCTGGTTATTAGTTTTGTGCTTTTGGGGATAATTAAGGCATTGCACCTGAACGTGCCAAACATCTGGTATGCGATCCCGGTTTTGGTTGTATTCCTTGCGGTCTATTCGCTTTTGGTTCTTTTAAGCAGGAGCGTTGATAGGGAAGATATTGACCTTCTGCTCGCAATTGAGAAGAAAATGGGAATTGATCTGAAGATAATAAAGAAAATTTTAAGGAGGTTTGTTTAG
- the glmM gene encoding phosphoglucosamine mutase, with the protein MGKYFGTSGIREIVNEKLTPELALNVGRALGTYLDGGTVVVGKDTRTSGEMLKKAVISGLLSAGVDVINIGLAPTPLTGFAIKLYGADAGVTITASHNPPEYNGIKVWQANGMAYTPEMEAELETIIDSGSFRKASWNEIGALRTADPKEEYIKAALDMVELKGSYTVVIDSGNGAGSILSPYLQRELGNKVISLNSHPSGFFVRELEPNAKSLAMLAKTVKVMKADIGIAHDGDADRIGVVDDQGNFVEYEVMLSLISGYTLRKFGKGKIVTTVDAGFALDDYVRPLGGEVLRTRVGDVAVADELAKHGGIFGGEPSGTWIIPQWNLTPDGIFAGALVLEMIDRLGPISELAKDVPRYVTLRAKIPCPNEKKAKAMGIIVREALNSFDYERIIDIDGVRIENGDWWILFRPSGTEPIMRITLEAHTEEKARALMEKAKGLVKDAIARA; encoded by the coding sequence ATGGGGAAGTACTTTGGCACCAGCGGAATTAGGGAAATCGTGAACGAGAAGCTGACTCCGGAGCTTGCTCTGAATGTCGGAAGGGCTCTAGGGACTTATCTTGATGGTGGAACAGTTGTAGTAGGCAAGGACACTAGGACGAGCGGAGAGATGCTCAAAAAGGCAGTGATAAGTGGTCTGCTAAGTGCGGGTGTTGATGTTATCAACATAGGTCTCGCCCCCACCCCGCTGACGGGCTTCGCAATAAAGCTCTACGGTGCCGATGCAGGGGTTACCATTACCGCCTCACACAACCCGCCCGAATACAACGGCATAAAGGTGTGGCAGGCCAACGGGATGGCCTACACACCGGAGATGGAGGCGGAGCTTGAGACTATAATTGACTCCGGGAGTTTCAGGAAAGCTTCCTGGAATGAGATTGGAGCATTGAGGACGGCCGACCCGAAGGAGGAATACATCAAAGCGGCCCTTGATATGGTTGAGCTTAAGGGAAGTTACACCGTTGTAATCGATTCTGGAAACGGTGCAGGTTCTATTCTTAGCCCTTACCTCCAGCGCGAGCTTGGGAACAAAGTTATCAGCCTCAACTCCCACCCCAGTGGCTTCTTTGTGAGAGAGCTTGAGCCGAACGCGAAGAGCTTGGCCATGCTCGCTAAAACAGTCAAAGTGATGAAAGCCGACATTGGTATAGCTCACGATGGTGATGCGGATAGAATAGGCGTCGTTGATGACCAGGGCAACTTCGTGGAGTATGAGGTCATGCTGAGCCTCATTTCGGGATACACCCTCCGGAAGTTCGGGAAAGGGAAGATAGTAACGACGGTCGATGCAGGCTTTGCCCTCGACGATTACGTTAGGCCACTTGGCGGCGAAGTGCTGAGGACGCGCGTCGGTGATGTTGCGGTGGCAGACGAGCTGGCGAAGCACGGCGGAATCTTCGGAGGCGAGCCGAGCGGAACATGGATCATTCCCCAGTGGAACCTAACGCCGGACGGCATCTTCGCGGGAGCACTCGTTCTGGAGATGATCGACAGGCTCGGCCCGATAAGTGAGCTCGCCAAGGACGTCCCGCGCTACGTGACGCTCAGGGCAAAGATACCCTGCCCCAACGAGAAGAAAGCGAAGGCCATGGGGATAATAGTGCGCGAGGCTCTCAACAGCTTTGACTATGAGCGGATTATCGACATAGACGGCGTTAGGATTGAGAACGGCGACTGGTGGATTCTCTTTAGGCCGAGCGGAACGGAGCCGATAATGAGGATAACCCTCGAGGCCCATACCGAAGAAAAGGCCAGGGCATTGATGGAGAAAGCTAAGGGGCTGGTAAAAGACGCAATAGCGAGGGCTTAG
- the pssD gene encoding PssD/Cps14F family polysaccharide biosynthesis glycosyltransferase has translation MKIGIICSPGGHLTEILQLTSAFREHEIFLITYNENFLNLPKEIKKIYRIENLLIKYPGVAGIKRSIILFAHFFLLFIKELHILLKERPDILISTGSEIAIPAFYIASLLNIKKVYIESVCRIDELSFTGKAVYRISDLFVVQWKKLAERYSKAKYLGNVLVPKRAHINQSKMTKKNVVFVTIGTAPFDRLIKLVDEISPKLEFYEMVIQKGRTKYNPKNAKYFLFVPEYKDIIRFNMNSKIIISHGGVGSIILALKYGAILILFPRLSRYGEHNDDHQLEIAKFMKHSGLSEVAHTEEELYSLVTSLANYPANYTKTLLKLAKKIEKISKNNEANFPNNLKRALEEIIW, from the coding sequence ATGAAAATAGGAATCATATGCTCACCTGGAGGACATTTGACAGAGATATTACAATTAACAAGTGCATTTAGAGAGCATGAAATCTTTTTGATAACATACAATGAAAACTTTTTGAATCTGCCCAAAGAAATAAAAAAAATTTATAGAATTGAAAATCTGCTTATTAAGTATCCCGGAGTAGCAGGAATAAAAAGGAGTATTATACTTTTTGCCCATTTTTTCCTACTCTTTATTAAGGAGCTCCATATATTACTAAAAGAGAGACCGGATATTTTGATATCAACTGGTTCTGAAATTGCAATTCCAGCGTTTTACATTGCGAGTCTTTTGAATATAAAAAAGGTGTACATAGAGAGCGTCTGTAGAATTGATGAGCTCTCATTTACGGGAAAAGCTGTATATCGTATCTCGGACTTATTTGTTGTTCAATGGAAAAAACTAGCTGAAAGATATTCAAAAGCAAAATACCTCGGAAATGTGTTAGTACCAAAAAGAGCGCATATTAATCAGTCAAAAATGACTAAGAAAAATGTAGTGTTTGTAACAATAGGAACGGCTCCTTTTGATAGGTTAATTAAACTAGTTGATGAGATTTCACCTAAGCTGGAATTCTACGAAATGGTGATACAAAAAGGAAGAACCAAATATAATCCAAAAAACGCTAAGTATTTCTTGTTTGTTCCCGAATACAAAGATATTATACGTTTTAATATGAATTCCAAGATCATTATATCACATGGAGGAGTGGGCAGTATTATCCTTGCTCTGAAATATGGAGCGATTTTGATACTCTTTCCAAGATTGAGCCGATATGGAGAGCACAATGATGACCATCAATTAGAAATTGCAAAATTCATGAAGCATAGTGGGCTTTCTGAAGTGGCACATACTGAGGAAGAGTTATATTCCCTTGTAACTTCCTTGGCAAACTATCCTGCAAATTATACAAAAACACTACTCAAGCTTGCCAAAAAAATTGAAAAAATCTCCAAAAATAATGAGGCTAACTTCCCTAACAATTTAAAAAGAGCCTTGGAGGAGATAATATGGTAA